The following nucleotide sequence is from Halapricum desulfuricans.
TAATCCCCCGTAGGGGAACTACATACCATAGGAAACCGTACCACGCGGCTCCGTTAGGCAGAGGTATCGGCGGTCTCTCCCCCCGTAGGGGAGATATAGCCTTCAATCGCTACACACCTACGCATAACCGGATAAGGCGATCATTCTTGTTCAAGTACCTTCCACGTCCCCCGTAGCGGGGAGAATGTTATGCGCGTGTCTGTAGTGCTATTTCAGTCCTACAAAGCCACAAGGGCCTTGTTCGAACCTTAGCCGGTCTCGCTACGACCGGTCCCTAACACGTATGCCCACAAGACCGCTTGCCCGCCGGGGAAGCCAAGAGCGGCTATGTCCCCACACGGGCAAGGGCCAACACGTCAAAAGTCTCCAGCCCCGGGGGGCCTTCATCGACATCTAAACAAAGGATGTGGGGGTTTACCTACCTTTCGCTGATTGGACTCTTACTCGCAAATGGCTACCGTATACCGATTTGGCTATGACAATGACCCTGAATGATACCTAAAAGAGAGACAATAGCATGGCGATACAAGGCTTCTAACCCCTGTAGACTGGCGATACAAGACTTACTATATAAGACTACCGAAAACGTGAACAATAGTGAAGGACTCTGGAAACAAGCCAAAACCGAGAGACGGTAGTACATTACATATAAAGCGGGGGAGACAGACGGCAAAGTTCCCGCCGCGAGGGGAGAAAACCGATAGACGGTGATCCATTAGCCGGTAGTATCACACAGTAAACCCTTAGCAGACAGACAAGTGAGGCGCGAAACAAGCGGGAAGTGCGGAATATGAGACTCTCCAGCCTTCTCCGTGCCGTTTAGGGGAGACCGGACAACAGGCTCTATACCCCATACCCCAGAGTAATACCTTTATATACTACTTCATTTACTCCTATATGACTCTATCTCTGCCTGATATGCCCCATCCATACTTATGATCACGTAATTAACCCTGAGATTGGCGTGATTCAACCCCGGATATGGCGATCCAGAGCCAGTCTATCCTTTATATACTCTTTATATACTGATGTGGGTATGGGTGGGGGGTTAGAACACCATACGGCCGGGGGACGCGCATAATAGACGTTACCTGCCTCGATAAAATGTGGTATTTTGGCATATTAAAAGCGTGTCACAGAAAGCTTCGCAGGACCTGTCTATTCAACTCTTGCTAAGGCTCGGGATAGTAGCAGACCTTTACTATATACTATAAATTCATACTATGAATTCATATCATACAGCAAACATATATTGATGACTCCTGTTTAGACGTTTTTAATGCCCGAGTATGACAGTTTTGAGGAGTTTGTAGAACGGCTCCAAGAAATTGAATCGATGGGTTATATTAAAACACATAGAGCAGGAAATACTGGAATAGGGAAGACACTCGAAGATCTGCTGGGAATTGAAGAGAACAACATTCCCGGTCCCGATGCGGCTGGTGTCGAGTTGAAATCAGCTCGTCGAAATTCGGGGAGTATGATGACTTTGTTCACCAAAGAACCGCCCCGAGGGAGTCGTGAACTGTGGGCGTCATCGTTGGTGGAGAAATATGGCTATGAAGACGATAATGGACGACCCGCCTTGAAAATCACACTTCACGTCGATGAGTTCAACAATCAGGGGTTCCGTAGTATAACTGACGAGGAAGGAGTCCACATAGAACACGAAGATGACGGCGTGATTGCCACCTATCCGCTCGACTACCTTCGAAACGCATACGAGGAGAAATTCCCCGAGATGGTTCTTGTGGAAGCAGATACGCAAACCATTGACGGAGACGAATACTTCTGGTTCAACGAAGGGTACTATCTGGAAGGGTTTAACGGAGAAGAATTCTTAAACTTGATTCGAGAATCCATCATCAAGATCGACCTGCGGATGCACCTACGGGACTCAGGTGGTGCACGTAATCACGGAACGGCATTCAGGATCAAAGACACAAGTAAACTCGATAGAGCGTTCGAAACCCGTTCTCAACTTATCGATGGAGTCGGTCGAGACGCAACTGTTACTGAAGACCCACAGCAAGGACTCTTTGAGTTCTAGGGCGCTCGAAGGATAACGATGTTTTCGTTCGCCATTAGATCACCCTTAGTCCCTTCCACGTTCTCAGGAGCGTTCTCCCATGGAAGTGTTTTATTGGGAATCTCCCGAGGTAGATTCACGTCAAACTCATAGCCGAGATGCTCACAAAGTTCCCGAGTAATGAGATGCGTCGGGATGTTCACTCGACTCATCGTCCGATTGGCAACGACCCACGCAACAGGCTGACCACTCTTCGTGATTTCTCCGACCTGCTCCATCACAGCATAGTAGTCACGGAAGAAGTCCATCGCATCATCCGCGCGCCCGTCCTTCTCCCGTAGCGTGTCTAGCGTTGCCTTTAGCGTTGGCGAGTATTCTTCGAGGTCGGAGAGTGGTTCGAGGACATCGTACTTTCCACCGAGTCCTGTCTTGTCCACGTCTTTCATCTCGTCGTAAGTCACCGTTCCAGTCAACAACGCGGGGTCTTGTGAGAACTGACCGTAAGCGACCGTAGTTTGGTGGTCGCCGTATGGGGGCGAGGTGATGACGATATCGGCTTCACTCTCCCCCACATCCTCGACGGCAGTTCGGGAGTCAGAGTAATGGATAGTCGTATCTAGGTTATGATCAACGCGGTTGCTGTACTCCCTCATTTTCTCCATATTCTGCTTCAGTTTCTTCGTGAAGATAGTCTCTACATCGGGATTGTGATCGGCTCGGTCTTCCTCGGAGAGTCTGTAACGCTTGTATTCACCGTTTCGTTGGTAGGAGACCTTGCGAGTCGTGTGCGACAAGACGATACGGAAGAAACGGGCGTACTTCCTACCGAATTCGTCCTCAATGTTGTCAATGCGGTCTCGAAGTGCGGTCAACTCGTGGAGCTGTGGTTCAGGAAACCAACCATCTCGGACATCTGGCATTTCTAACCACTTGACTTTACCAGCCCGTTCATACTCGTCACGAACTTCTCGAAGGTCAGAAGAAAGACCATCAACTAAAGCATCTCGTGCTTCGTTCAGGCCACCACGCTCCAATGGAATCGATTTCGCCTTAGAGAGCATCACAGCAAACGGATTGATATCGTTTCCTTCAGCATTCAATCCGTGAAGCCTTCCTTCTACGGCAGTTGTTCCGCTCCCACTGAATGGGTCATATACAAGATCTCCGTCTGCAATCACCCCCTGATCTTTGTAGTGCCCAAGAAGGGTATCGGGAATTTTGGGAACCATTCGAGCAGGATAGTTGTGTAATCCATGCGTGAGATACTGCGTGTCACTACCCCCGAACGTCCAATTTATATCCTCTAAGTCATCTACGCCATCAGATGCTGACAAAGTAGTTTGTCGGTGATCTCGTCCCATTACTTGTGCTCACCCACTGAACGCACATAGTTGATTCTGTTCATGCTCACTTTATACTGTAAATCTATATTGTAAATGCAGGCTATTAATACCCATCGGCATAGTCTCGCCTAATAGTGGTACGCTTCAACGAGTGCGACAAAGCGATTCTCTCTCATCTCCAAGAGGGTCGTGTAACATCAGCGTACCTTGAAACTGAAATTGAGTGGTCAAGATCATATATCACACAGCGACTTAAAAGATTGGAAGAACACAATTTGGTCCAAAATCTGGGCGATACTGGTTTATATGAATTAGACCAAGATGAAATTGATATAGACTCAAATTGATTCGAAGAGTAGACTATTCGTTGTTCTATGCCTCTATGAGCCTCTGTTGAGGATATCGTGAACAAGA
It contains:
- a CDS encoding MvaI/BcnI family restriction endonuclease, which gives rise to MPEYDSFEEFVERLQEIESMGYIKTHRAGNTGIGKTLEDLLGIEENNIPGPDAAGVELKSARRNSGSMMTLFTKEPPRGSRELWASSLVEKYGYEDDNGRPALKITLHVDEFNNQGFRSITDEEGVHIEHEDDGVIATYPLDYLRNAYEEKFPEMVLVEADTQTIDGDEYFWFNEGYYLEGFNGEEFLNLIRESIIKIDLRMHLRDSGGARNHGTAFRIKDTSKLDRAFETRSQLIDGVGRDATVTEDPQQGLFEF
- a CDS encoding DNA adenine methylase, giving the protein MSASDGVDDLEDINWTFGGSDTQYLTHGLHNYPARMVPKIPDTLLGHYKDQGVIADGDLVYDPFSGSGTTAVEGRLHGLNAEGNDINPFAVMLSKAKSIPLERGGLNEARDALVDGLSSDLREVRDEYERAGKVKWLEMPDVRDGWFPEPQLHELTALRDRIDNIEDEFGRKYARFFRIVLSHTTRKVSYQRNGEYKRYRLSEEDRADHNPDVETIFTKKLKQNMEKMREYSNRVDHNLDTTIHYSDSRTAVEDVGESEADIVITSPPYGDHQTTVAYGQFSQDPALLTGTVTYDEMKDVDKTGLGGKYDVLEPLSDLEEYSPTLKATLDTLREKDGRADDAMDFFRDYYAVMEQVGEITKSGQPVAWVVANRTMSRVNIPTHLITRELCEHLGYEFDVNLPREIPNKTLPWENAPENVEGTKGDLMANENIVILRAP